The Nonlabens sp. Hel1_33_55 genome contains the following window.
CTTATCGGCTTCAAAAATGAGAACTTCATAGAATAAACATGCTAGAAATCATCATAAGTGTTTGCCTGGGAATAGGCCTATCTGCAAGTGCAGGGTTTCGGGTTTTTGTGCCGCTTTTACTATTAAGTATCTCGGGATATTTGGGATGGATACCGCTCAATGAGGACTGGCAATGGGCAGGAAGTTTGACTGCAATCATCGTGCTTGCAGTAGCTTCGGTTATAGAATTGGGTGCCTATTTTATCCCGTACGTGGATAATTTGCTGGATACGGTTTCCATACCGCTGGCGACAGTCGCGGGAACGCTAGTGATGTTTACGGTACTTAGTGATGTAGACCCTATTTATAGTTGGACTCTGGCGATAATAGCCGGTGGTGGTACGGCCGCAAGTATCGCCACGACCACAAGTGCAGCCCGCGCGACAAGCACGACGGTTACTGCTGGCATTGCAAATCCTATTATTAGTATTCTCGAGGCTATATTTTCCACATTCCTGAGCATACTCTCCATTCTAGCCCCATTTTTAGCGGTCATTGTGGTGATTCTGACATTTTTTGGAATTCGCAAATTGTACCGTAAAATGTTTAAGAAAAGTCCGCTTTCGCGAAAGCGTAACAACCCAACTACAATCGAGCAATAATGAGTTTCTTGGAACGAAAATCAACAGAGTGGACGTGGTCTGAAAAGGAACAAACGCTAA
Protein-coding sequences here:
- a CDS encoding DUF4126 domain-containing protein, yielding MLEIIISVCLGIGLSASAGFRVFVPLLLLSISGYLGWIPLNEDWQWAGSLTAIIVLAVASVIELGAYFIPYVDNLLDTVSIPLATVAGTLVMFTVLSDVDPIYSWTLAIIAGGGTAASIATTTSAARATSTTVTAGIANPIISILEAIFSTFLSILSILAPFLAVIVVILTFFGIRKLYRKMFKKSPLSRKRNNPTTIEQ